The DNA region accgtactttcaatgtcatcccatatgcgtattaaccacttacccgcttcgtaatatctTGCACAAACCTGagctatcaggccgattggccaaataggccgtcgaactcagtgggtacgatatcgaatatcaacctcgtacggccatcaagtctcaaattttatcagacttcgtggctgatttcacgccagccctcgtacctgaagtcgaaaaagaactcctgttgaaatcgggtacatcatcgggggcaTGGACCCTTTTAAAGGACGGAGCTTCGAAtgtaaaggggtccgggctagacATGGTTTTGAAATCACCCACGGGTAAtgctattaggcaatctattaaaactaccaggttgaccaacaacgaggccgagtatgaagccatgattgcaggtctcgagctagctaaaagcttgggagcagaagtcattgaagctaattgtgactctttactggtggtgagtcaggtaaacaaaaccttcgaagtttgagaaggtagaatgcaaaagtatttagataaactgcttgtcactttgcaccgtttcaaacAATGGATTCTGcggcatgttccacgagaacaaAATAATAAAGTCGATGTACTTGtgaatttgggatcgtcggtcgagatAGATGACTTGAGCTcagggactgtcgttcaactttcgagatcggtaatcgaagaaggtcacgccgagataaattctacaagcttaacctgggattggagaaataagtatattgaatacttaaagagcgGAAAGCTCCCACTGGACCCTAAAGATTCTagggccctacggactaaagctgctcgattcacgttggctccGGATGGAACGCTAtatcgaaggacattcgatggaccgttggcagtgtgcttgggtccgggagataccgattatatcctacgggaagtgcacgaGGGCACCTGTGGGAATCACTCCCGTGCCGATGcattagttcgaaaaataatcagagcagggtattattggatcgatatgggcaaagatgcgaaggaatttgttagtaaatgtgacaaatgtcaaaggtttgcgccaatgatccatAAACCCAGAGAgaaacttcactcagtcctatccccatgaccgttcatgaaatggggaatggatatcgtcggccttCTGCCATCGatcccaggtaaagccaaatttattttatttatgactgactatttttctaaatgggttgaagcgcaggcgttcgagaaaataagagagaaagaagttatagactttatttgggatcatatcgtatgccgattcgggatacccgccgaaatagtatatgacaatgggaaacaattctttggtagcaaagtaacaaaattctttgaagatcacaaaataagaaggatactatcaacgccataccaccccagtgggaacggacaggccgaatcaacgaacaaaactatcattcaaaacctaaagaagaggttgaacgacgctaaaggaaaatggagagaaatcctgccctaagtcctttgggcatatcggacgacatcaaaatccagtacgggggcgacctcattctccttagtatataggtccgaagcattgataccagtcgaagttggTGAACCCAGTACCAGATTTCGATTcacgatggaagaatcaaataacgaagctatgaataccagcctcgaattatcggacgaaagatgagaagctgctctcgtccaattggccgcccaaaagtagcgaatcgaaagatattataatcgaagaaccaagctccgccatttcaagcccggggacttagtgttaagaaaagtcaccatcaatacccgaaatccaaatgaagaaaaactaggaccaaattgggaaggaccatatcaggtgctcgagaacgtaggaaagggatcgtacaggctcggcattataaacggcaaactgctatcaagcagctggaatgtatcatatctaaaacgatactactgctaaggtacgacctttccatattcatttacatttcaaaactgacctctgcagaagtccgaacaagagcTAAGATGGATATTTcgcttgaaagcacgcgttgcactctttttcccttagatcggttttatcccaaatgggtttttcggcaaggtttttaatgaggcaaccattgatcgtgctgtacttacaacaatatccgaggcctTTTTACAATCGACCTCAAATACTGAGGGGGCATTaggccctcaaatacatcgagttcagatgcaagagagttatttcacaacaacagggttccaataggaaaaattataagagccaaatggttgaaacgaaccatgctcatgtagattggcccgaacccaggcgcgaaacatgaacacatgtgtaatgacttgcaaagaaagttctcttctttaccgACATCTTATATCCAAGGAAAATTTCTCTATTTGAaaatttattatgcaaacagaatTAAGTTAaattcgactattaagcctacgggctacattacttcgagttcgaatcatttcactcgactattaagcctacgggctacattatttcgagtttgaatcatttcactcgactattaagcctacgggctacattacttcgagttcgaatcatttcacttgactattaagcatACGGGCtgcattatttcgagttcgaatcatttcactcgactattaaacctacgggctacattgtttcgagttcgaatcatttcacttgactattaagcctacgggctacattatttcgagttcgaatcatttcactcgactattaagcctacgggctacattatttcgagttcgaatcatttcactcgactattaagcctacatgctacattattttgagttcgaatcattttactcgactattaagcctatgggatacattactttgagttcgaatcatttcactcgactattaatcctacgggctacattatttcgagtttgaatcatttcactcgactattaagcctacgggctatattacttcgagttcgaatcatttcactcgactattaaactaagcctacatgctacttttatttcgagttcgagcaagcactcactcaactatcacgcctacgggctatatttcttcgaGTTCAGATCAtccactcgacgactaagcctacgggctacttttatttcgagttcgaactcgaccaattaagcctacgggctacattacttcgagtttgaatcattttcaataagcctacgggctacattacttcgagttcgaatcattttcaataagtctacgggctactttcatttcaagttcgagcaggcactcactcaaccatcacgcctacgggctatatttcttcgagttcgaatcgTTGACTCAGCTAGTAAGCCTAAAAGCCACATCATAGAgactacgaagtccaaatttgattaaagTTATTTAgatccttgtgaaaatattcataaAGGCGTGAATAAAAGTCTTCACgaaacagaagcaagtcggcagAATTATCAATATAAAAAATTATCTACATGGTCGATTACAACGAAAAAACTAAGGACTAAATTTCCTGATCGTCGGGAGCGGTCTCTTCTTTATCagacccctccccccccccccattctcGGATCCGCTCTTGCCCCCAtcacatcatcatcatcatcatcatcatcatcatcatcatcgccatctGAAACTaaagcttcagcatcggcttcgagcTCTTTGGCCCTTTTTATTTCTTCAGCGAGGTCGAAACCAccagcatggatctcctcgagggtttcacTTCGGGATCGGCACTTTGCTAGTTCGGCAACCTGATGTGCTCGAATATCGGCGGATTCGGCTGCCTCTCTTACTTGgacctgggcagcttcagcatcggcccgatagacggccatgAGTGCATctgcatcggcctttgccttttcggtaTCAGTTTTGACCTTGGcaagtacagaggccaaccgagcctcaagctcctctATCCTTCCTGCCTGAACCGAgcctttttcctttattttctgaaGTTGGGCTTCGGCCGATGATAACTGGGCTCAAGcagtttctttttctgcagcaaaacGATCCATACCTTCCTTCCACTGCAAAGACTCCGTTTTTATTACGTcaacctcctcacgaagcttcccgatcatctcaattttttgctgcagctgtgagaccgaaaagTTAGCCACCATTCCAGTATCAAACCCATAGGTTTTCaaaagtatcattacctgctcagataAATCGGTCTTATCTCggtaagccttggccaactcatctcggaggtcttttatttcctcgtCCCTCTGCCCTAAGAGAAGTCTTAGGGAATTCCTCTCATCAGTAACCCGTTGAAGGTCGACTTCATATCGACGCAACTCGTTTTTggaccgagaacatgcttctcgatgaactgctgctgcctacaaagaaacaagaaacGAAGTTAACGAAAAGTAAAACATAAAGGTAGTACCAACAAAATAGTTTTAAAAGCTTACATGATTCAAAGCCTGCCGCACCCCGTGAAAAAGGTCCGATTCATCACCAGTACCAGCAACGTCCTCGATAccggtaaacaggtcacgaaaggGATCCTCTCCATCGTGAGGCCTGTCTAGATCGAGGGACCCCagagcttgggcttcccgaatcaccttagcaaaaaaaaggggaaaagtaGGCGAATCTTCGATTGCTTCTGCCCCAAATGAATCACCTAgagcattctcttcggttcgaagGGATTCGAGGGCCCCTTCGGTCATATCCCCTGCTCGTTGGCTCCGATGAACTATGTCTTCGATCTCCGATAATTCGGAGACTCTACCCAAATCTTTCTCCAGCATACCCTCAGGACGAGGTGGAGCCTCGTGGAGCATCATCGGTCCAGCTGTCAATGGGGCATCACTGGTTTTCTTCGTTCGGGCCGCCAGCGCTAacccatcattttcttcttcttcttattcttcatcttcatcccttaggcGCATAACTGATTCCGAGCTCAAAGGAATGGCATCCTTGTTCGGCTTGCGAGCCATCCTCTTCTTCGATTTTGGGTCTTCGGAAACAGGggctcttttccttttgtttcccTTCGCCGGTATTTGGACAGGGGCCAAGATTTCTTCCTTATTGGACAAAGGCCTCAAAACTGCATCCTTACCCAATCCTGCATATGGGAAATTTTAATAAGATATTTGAAAACCAACTCGTTCGAAGAACACGAAAAATGGGCTTACCAtaatttttggcctcccaccgaccctttgacaaattACGCCATGAAcgctcggcgtatgtggaggtcgaaacaagagctcgtacccagttcttgagatcgggaactgCTCCGGCATCCAAGGAATCGCTACATCATAAAAAGAGGAGTGTCGATgagagaagaaatgaaaaaacaaaGTAGAAGTAACATCAAGAttacacttacgtttcatattccactcctcgggaaaagggcatattttcagtcggaatcaggttcgaagtccttactcgaatgaACCTGCTCATCCAGCCCCGGTCCCTGTCCTCatcaatactcgagaacagagccttaGAAGCCCGAcgttgaagttttattaaccctcctcgaaaaagtcgAGGACAGTATAATCGgataagatggtcgagggtgaacggcatcccctcgattttgctcacgaaATATCGGATTAAGATAACGATCCACCAAAAAGATTGGTGGACTTGGCCTAGGGTAATTTGGTATTGACGACAGAAATCAATGATAACGGAATCGaggggacccaacgtgaaagggtaagaatacacattcaaaaaccctcTCACGTGCgaagtgatatcttcgtcagaAGAAGGAatcattatttcttttttatcccAATTGCAATCCTTCTTTAGCTGTTGGAGGTGCTTCTCGGTTATCGAATATATATACCTCGATACCGGTTCACATCGACCCGGGACCAATGAGCCTTTGTCGACTTTGAAATCAGAAGAAAGGACGCACCCCCCAGGAACACACTCCTCATGCCGTGGTTCTACCGGCGTATCATCGGCGGCACACTGTGAAGATAAAGCTTTCTCTTTCTGAGGGATGGCTTGTGACATTTTCGCCATTTTTGAATTAAGAAGTAAGGAATAGAGAAAAGTGGCAAAAATTTGGTAGAATTAAAAGGGGGCTTCTGCAGAAAGAAATCACAGAATTACTGGTAAGTTGGAGAGTACAAAAAGGGATTTGGGAAATTTGGAAGGTAGAAGATGTAAAAGTAGTAAAGGATAAAAGAAGGGGTTATTTATACGCTCGCATCATGACGGTTCGATATCagaggtggccgaccaccgtctgacatgcattaaaaaccttgaaagactaaatcgatgtgacaactatcacatacgtcataatcgaTCCCTGTTAAAACGTCAGCTTGTTACCCGATCGTACCGTCGAAAATCATATCGATTCTCACCACATCCTTCATGAGAatcgaggggactatctgtatacggtcaaaatagatttcggctttcctacgttcgatcgagatcgagtGGTAAGAAATCGGAGTAGGATTTTGGGAGTAAGCTCCGAAGACGGTACAaacgagcctcgagtccgaaggctgCCAGAGTTGGCTCGATAAtcttatcgagcccgtgaccaaaTCGATTTGCAAGGCATTGCTTTGAGGTCGGAAATGCGCCACGCCCATCCCgaaggtcgaactcaagccaaGACCGAAGGTCCGACCCAGTGACGAGTTCGAGCTAGTatcgagttcgagccagtatcgagctcacggACATGAgctgttacaaccgcaccaagagaGATAATCTTagcgggaatcgaggaagagacaaatcatcatgggtcctccactatatgctttattttattattttgttataaataatgtaatgaccctctattataaaagAGGGGATCCTTGTAAGCTATGAACATATTGAATAGATTGGAACAAAAGATCTTTTCTTATATACAAAGATATCTCCTTGTGCTTGTCTTACTTCATCCTATTCATTCTTTCTATTCATCATTCCCATTCTCATAGTCAAAATACTTGTATTGTTATCTTTGTATCAAAGGAATTTatgtatccttagaaccatcTATTACGTATCCTtataaatttaacgttatccgatttttcggataAACAATAGTTTCCCTCGCAAATTTCATCATATTTTATGACCGTATGTCCGATGTTTAAGGGTGTACCTTTTCTCTCCGTCATAGTTTAAGATTGTAAACGGAAAATAGTCCTATTACATGTCCTCAATTGGTAAGTCAAAAAGTCTTTTTATCTAAATACTGCTAATTGTTTTCCCATCATTTGCATTTTGTGTTATGTCATCAAAACACgcacaaaaataacaaaacatcTATGTTTCAACTTTCAACTACTCATAATTGTTCTTACGCATTTTAAAtggttaaataaacaaaaaaactaGAAATATTCAACAACTTTACCATTTAATAGAAGTATTGTGACAAAAACTTCCCCATTTCATGCCACACTGAGTAATCACATCCTCTATTCTCATCTTATACTAAACGTaaattattaaaactaatattcaTTAAAAgtcaactacgtattttttaatttaatctgAAATCCAGATTAGTTaggaaaaaatcagaaatagtctGATTTaaaattggtaattgaaaaataaccacaatttcaaaataatcaaaattccagcataatatgctggggttcaaattttttacatatgagattccagcataatgtgctggaatttcataatatgctgaaaatttATACACATGAGCTCCATAATAAATTTGTAAGTGCCGGCTATTTTTTGATTACAAATCCGAAACTGGCTACCCCATACTATTTtcacaaaaaaaatgaaatcggTGTGTTTGATATGACTTTTTTAATTCACTAAGATTTTATTGAGAAATAAATCTTAAGATTTAAGTCGGTAAGTTTAGAATATTATTACACATCCAGTATTTGAAGGCAAAAGAATAATGAACAAACGAAACAAACTTAAAATAAATACTTGTACACATTCAAGAGAGAAACATCCACCACCAAAGTTGTGGTGAAATAGGTAAGAATTTGGATCTTTCCACCTTTAGCTAAAGACGACTTTGAGTTGTGGGATGGAACTCTTTTGATTGAGGACGCTTCTCTCATCAAGTGTAAATAATTGGGTTTTATCTTTAATTTTTGTACATAAGTaatacattttttatttatatatattgttTGAGTAAAAATTACTCCACCATATCCATAATTAAACTTTAAGCTCTATTTCTGCTTTTAATAAGTTTTATGTGAcgaaaatttaaattaattaaaatttcaattaattaCTGAGTACGGAGTGACaaacaaaagagagagagagagtcactCCACCTCCAccaccaaaagaaaaaagaaaacacatGATAGAGTACTTTATATGGATAAATAAATGTTGTTTTAATATTCTGATAACCAGCCAAGGTTTTGCCTGATATgaggatatttcttggaaattccaAGTAATATTATATCCAGGAAAAACTCATTGACTCTTGTGAAGTGTCTTTTGCTACTTTCTTCTCTCTAGATTTTCTCTCTCTATCCTCAAAACTAGGGGGGGTGTGGTGGAGCCCAAAGCTGGTCCTCTGCTTTGCTGGCTTCAAGCTCTTTCTCCATTGTTGGTTTATATTAGGCTTTTGTCTTCTGAGAAACAAATAAGTAGCTAACACTCTAAATTGATCACTCCTTTTCACTTTCTCTCTTTCTATGTATTTTCTTCCCTCACTTCATCATGATCTTCATCCTTTGAGAAAAAAACAAACAATAAAAGATTAATCAAAACCCCAATTTAGTTTTACTTTGATTTGATGGATCCACAGATCTAACTCTCTTTCACTTTCAGATCTTATTCTATTTTCCACTGTAAAGGTCAGTTCTTTTTTTCCCCTCCTTTTTTCAAGAACTTATTTTCCCATATATTTCTCTAATGTCAATTTTCTTTATCTTTGTAAAAGTTTTACCTTCTGGATGCAAACTAGCTGACCATACAGTTCTTTGTTGAAAAAGTGAAGCTGACCCTTTTTTTATTCATGttgaattttcccctttttttgcACTTTCTTGGTTGTGTGTTTGCTTTTTAAGTAGAAGTAGAATTGAATTTTCATATTTGATACCTTGTACCTTTATTTGATAGTATTCTCAGCTAGGTATCAAAGTAAAGGTTGCTTCTTGACGTGCATTTGCTTTTAAGATTGTGTTGTTCTTGGGCCGAGTTTCTATCAGAAACATACTCTCTTCTTTCATAAGTTAGGGCCTTAGAGGTAAGGTCTGCTTACACATTACACTCTCCAAACCACACATGTGTTATTTCAGTGgttttgttcttgttgttgttgttgttgttgttgttgtattgtgttTTTCTTGCCAATTATATTCTTTTCTTCAGCTTACTTTTGTTGATGATTATATTGTTATAGACTTGTAGAAAACATATTACTGCTCTGAGGAGGAACATATGCAAAGTTGAGGATTTACTAGAACCCAAGGTTTAACAAGTGTTGTGTTAGATTTGGAGAGATTGGATGGTGGTTTAGAGGAGATGAGGTATGTTATCTGGGTTAATGAACTTGTTAAGGGCTTGTTTTCAGCCAAGGGCAAATCGACACGTTCATACAACTGGCTCAGATGCCGGCAGTGGACGTCAAGATGGGCTGCTATGGTATAAGGATACAGGGCAACATTTTAATGGAGACTTCTCTATGGCTGTAGTTCAAGCTAATAATCTATTGGAAGATCAGAGCCAAGTTGAATCCGGGTGCCTCGGCTTGCATGATTCTGGGCCGTATGGTACCTTTGTTGGAATTTACGATGGGCACGGTGGCCCTGAGACTTCAAGATTCATCAATGATCACCTCTTTCAGCATCTCAAGAGTAAGTTCTTATGAATCAATTCCTTTGATCATTTCGGTTTCAGGGGGTATAATAAGCactccctccgtcccaatttatgtggcagTGTTTCACttgacacggagtttaagaaagaaaggaagacttttgaaacttgtgttcTGAAAAAAGCCGTAAGCCatagatatttgtgtggttataaatatCTCAAGATATGACATTCTTTTtggacagactaaaaaggaaaatatgaCACATAAATTGGGACGAAGGGAATACTATTTTGATGGTTCATGATGAGGGGAGTTAAATCTAATTTCCTTCTTACTAATAAAACTTGTCTTAGAAGTTAgatgtattttgatttttgaggaATCTAAGTGTTAGCAATGTATTAGCTTTTATGGACCATAGTCAAGTAATAAAAAGTCGTGATTATATGTACCTTAGCAGTAAAGTAgctcttttttggtgaagttaATATGTAGACTTCCATGGACTATATTTGTATGATTTTTAGGCCTCCAGGTTGTCATTCAACCGCTTTGTTCGGATGCAGGGTTTACATCTGAGCAGCAATCTATGTCTGTGGAGGTGATCCGGAAGGCATTTCAAGCAACGGAAGATGGTTTCCTCTCTGTTGTGACAAAGCAATGGCCTGTGAAACCACAGATTGCTGCTGTTGGATCTTGCTGCCTTGTTGGAGTTATCTGCAGCGGCACATTATATATTGCCAACCTTGGCGATTCTCGAGCAGTCTTGGGGAGACTTGTCAAGGCAACTGGAGAGATTCTTTCTGTTCAGCTGTCCGCAGAACACAATGCGAGTATTGAATCCGTAAGGCAGGAGATGCAGTCTTTGCATCCAGATGACTCACAAATTGTAGTTTTAAAGCACAACGTCTGGCGTGTGAAGGGCATTATACAGGTAACATCTCCTTTGCATTCCTAAGCAGTTTCTGTGTATGTTTTCCCAGCTCAACGTATTATTGGTACTTTTCTGACAGTGTTCTTTCAACTGCAAAACAAATTTTGTTTCCTATTAAACTTTAATTCAAGTTTGTGATGGTTACATAATTCTATATACTCCTTTGTGGTTGTTGTGGGGATTCTTCACTACTTCGCTGGAATTCTTTAGAAGAGAAGTTTACTATAATACTAGCCTTCGCATTGCCTACTGTATTGATGAAATAGTATTCAAAAGTTGCTACTTTaagtcattttcaaaattttagcAGTATTTAGCCCTATTATGCCCCCGATAACCGAAGCACTAGTACAAAAGGGGGATCGTCAAGTTCCAtgtctt from Nicotiana tabacum cultivar K326 chromosome 24, ASM71507v2, whole genome shotgun sequence includes:
- the LOC107778959 gene encoding putative protein phosphatase 2C 46, with amino-acid sequence MLSGLMNLLRACFQPRANRHVHTTGSDAGSGRQDGLLWYKDTGQHFNGDFSMAVVQANNLLEDQSQVESGCLGLHDSGPYGTFVGIYDGHGGPETSRFINDHLFQHLKRFTSEQQSMSVEVIRKAFQATEDGFLSVVTKQWPVKPQIAAVGSCCLVGVICSGTLYIANLGDSRAVLGRLVKATGEILSVQLSAEHNASIESVRQEMQSLHPDDSQIVVLKHNVWRVKGIIQISRSIGDVYLKKAEFNREPLYAKFRLREPIRRPILSADPAILVHPLQPQDQFIIFASDGLWEHLSNQEAVDIVQNHPRNGIAKRLVKTALQEAAKKREMRYSDLKKIDRGVRRHFHDDISVVVVFLDSDLVSRASNSAKAPNVSVKGGGITLPRNTLAPFTTPT